One region of Deferrivibrio essentukiensis genomic DNA includes:
- the lepA gene encoding translation elongation factor 4: MDRKLIRNFSIIAHIDHGKSTIADRLIEYTGAIDKREMKSQLLDSMDIERERGITIKAQTVRLYYKADDGNTYQLNLIDTPGHVDFTYEVSRSLAACEGALLVVDASQGVEAQTIANVYMAIEQNLELIPVINKIDLPSADFERVKNEIEEIIGIDASNAIPASAKEGIGTKEILEGIVKYIPHPKGDENKPLKAVIFDSWYDAYQGVIVLIRVIEGAIKNGDKIKFMATDKEHDVDSIGIFTPKDTKVDSLSAGEVGYIIAGIKELKDVKIGDTVTHVKNPTKEPFPGFKNVKPVVFCGFYPVDPKDYEDLRDALEKLMLNDSSITYEPENSMALGFGFRCGFLGLLHMEIIQERLEREFDLNLITTAPTVIYKVTKTDGTTVDVDNPAKLPPVGEIDIIEEPIINATIVLPNEYVGNVIQLLQQKRGIQKNMHYVSQTRVILEYEIPLSEVVIDFYDKLKSASKGYASFDYEHAGYKVSALTKLDILINGEPVDALSIIVHRDQAYYKGRELVDKMKDVIPRQMFDIAIQAALGNKIIARSTVKAFRKNVTAKCYGGDITRKKKLLEKQKEGKKRMRKIGKVDVPQEAFLAILKIGEE; this comes from the coding sequence ATGGATAGAAAGCTAATAAGAAACTTTTCGATAATAGCTCATATTGACCACGGAAAATCAACTATTGCGGATAGATTGATAGAATATACCGGTGCAATCGACAAGAGGGAGATGAAATCTCAGCTTCTGGATTCTATGGATATAGAAAGGGAGCGGGGTATTACAATTAAAGCTCAGACAGTTAGGCTATATTACAAGGCTGATGATGGTAATACATATCAATTAAATTTAATTGATACTCCGGGGCATGTTGACTTTACGTATGAAGTTTCAAGAAGTCTCGCCGCCTGTGAAGGGGCTTTGCTTGTGGTTGACGCATCCCAAGGGGTCGAAGCTCAGACAATTGCAAACGTTTATATGGCAATTGAGCAAAATTTAGAGCTAATCCCTGTAATAAATAAAATAGATCTTCCAAGTGCTGACTTTGAGCGAGTGAAAAATGAGATTGAAGAGATAATAGGGATAGATGCGTCTAATGCTATTCCTGCGAGTGCTAAAGAAGGGATTGGGACTAAAGAAATTTTGGAAGGCATCGTAAAATATATTCCTCATCCCAAAGGGGATGAAAACAAACCATTAAAGGCAGTTATTTTTGATTCTTGGTATGACGCTTATCAGGGGGTTATCGTTTTGATAAGGGTTATTGAAGGGGCTATCAAGAATGGTGATAAGATAAAATTTATGGCTACCGATAAGGAGCACGATGTTGACAGTATTGGTATATTTACTCCAAAAGATACGAAAGTAGATTCCCTTTCGGCAGGAGAGGTAGGGTATATTATTGCCGGAATTAAAGAGCTGAAAGATGTAAAAATCGGGGATACTGTTACCCATGTTAAAAATCCTACCAAAGAACCTTTTCCGGGATTCAAAAATGTAAAACCAGTAGTATTTTGTGGTTTTTATCCGGTCGACCCTAAAGATTATGAAGATTTAAGGGATGCACTGGAAAAGTTGATGCTTAATGACTCATCCATTACATACGAGCCTGAAAATTCTATGGCTCTTGGCTTTGGTTTTAGATGCGGCTTTCTTGGGCTTTTGCATATGGAGATTATTCAGGAGAGACTTGAAAGGGAATTTGACCTTAATCTTATTACTACTGCCCCTACCGTAATCTATAAAGTGACTAAAACTGACGGTACTACTGTTGACGTTGATAATCCGGCTAAATTGCCACCGGTTGGTGAGATAGATATAATTGAAGAGCCTATAATAAATGCGACTATCGTTTTGCCAAATGAATATGTAGGCAATGTTATTCAGCTTTTGCAACAGAAAAGAGGGATACAGAAAAATATGCATTATGTTTCTCAGACAAGGGTGATATTAGAGTATGAAATTCCGCTTTCTGAAGTGGTTATTGATTTTTATGATAAACTAAAGTCAGCATCAAAAGGGTATGCATCTTTCGACTACGAACATGCGGGATACAAGGTATCTGCATTAACGAAGCTTGATATTTTGATAAACGGTGAACCGGTGGATGCTTTAAGTATCATTGTCCATAGAGATCAAGCATATTACAAAGGGCGTGAGCTTGTGGATAAGATGAAAGATGTTATTCCAAGACAGATGTTTGATATAGCGATTCAGGCAGCTCTTGGTAATAAGATTATTGCAAGGAGTACTGTTAAGGCATTTAGAAAAAATGTTACTGCGAAGTGTTATGGTGGAGATATTACTCGAAAGAAAAAGCTGCTTGAAAAACAGAAAGAAGGGAAAAAGCGAATGAGGAAGATTGGCAAAGTTGATGTCCCTCAAGAAGCTTTCCTTGCAATTTTAAAAATCGGAGAAGAGTAG
- a CDS encoding UDP-glucose dehydrogenase family protein → MRIAVVGTGYVGLVTGACLAEFGMFVTCVDVDSVKIENLKKGVIPIYEPGLDEIVEKNYKAGRLNFTTDIAEAVKNNLVIFIAVGTPPKEDGSADLKYVEQVAKDIAKNMNGYKVVVNKSTVPVGTGQRVKNIIKSVVGENTRFDVVSNPEFLREGAAVNDFMRPDRIVIGVESDEAAAIMKDIYSAHYLNEAPFVVTNIETAEMIKYASNAFLALKITYINEIANLCDLVGADVHKVAKAMGMDGRISPKFLHPGPGYGGSCFPKDTSALAYIAKEKGYEFKTIDTVIKVNEEQKLRMVNKIANLLGVDLNKAKPFEGKTIAILGLSFKPNTDDMRDSPSIVIVNKLVEFGAQVNAFDPIAMENAKSIFGDSISYCQDEYEACKGSDCLVIVTEWNQFRKLDMERIKTLLREHNLADLRNIYEPTKIKNLGFNYTCVGRPL, encoded by the coding sequence ATGAGAATAGCTGTAGTTGGAACAGGATATGTTGGTCTTGTGACAGGTGCATGTTTGGCCGAATTTGGCATGTTTGTTACCTGTGTTGATGTTGATTCCGTAAAGATAGAAAATCTTAAAAAGGGTGTTATCCCTATTTATGAGCCCGGTCTTGATGAAATAGTTGAGAAAAATTACAAGGCAGGAAGATTAAATTTTACTACCGATATAGCTGAAGCGGTAAAAAATAATTTGGTAATTTTTATTGCAGTGGGCACTCCGCCGAAAGAGGACGGTAGTGCAGACCTTAAGTATGTAGAGCAGGTGGCAAAAGATATTGCCAAAAATATGAACGGTTATAAGGTGGTTGTCAACAAAAGTACCGTCCCTGTGGGCACGGGTCAAAGAGTTAAAAATATCATAAAGTCAGTGGTTGGGGAAAATACCCGTTTTGATGTTGTCAGTAACCCTGAGTTTTTGAGGGAAGGGGCAGCGGTAAACGATTTTATGAGACCTGACAGGATAGTTATCGGTGTGGAGAGTGATGAAGCTGCCGCTATTATGAAAGATATCTATAGTGCCCATTACTTAAATGAAGCACCTTTTGTGGTGACCAATATTGAAACTGCAGAAATGATTAAATATGCTTCAAATGCTTTTCTTGCCTTGAAGATTACGTATATTAATGAAATTGCAAACCTTTGTGATTTAGTCGGAGCTGATGTTCATAAGGTTGCCAAAGCTATGGGGATGGATGGCAGGATAAGTCCTAAATTTTTGCATCCGGGGCCCGGTTACGGCGGCTCATGTTTTCCTAAAGATACGAGCGCATTAGCCTATATAGCCAAAGAAAAAGGGTATGAGTTTAAGACAATTGATACTGTTATAAAGGTAAATGAAGAACAAAAGCTAAGGATGGTCAATAAAATTGCCAATCTTCTTGGTGTAGATTTGAATAAAGCAAAACCGTTTGAAGGGAAAACCATAGCTATTTTGGGATTATCTTTTAAACCAAATACGGATGATATGAGAGATTCTCCTTCCATTGTAATCGTGAATAAGCTTGTAGAGTTTGGAGCTCAGGTAAATGCTTTTGACCCAATTGCTATGGAAAACGCCAAAAGTATTTTTGGCGATAGTATTAGCTATTGTCAGGATGAGTATGAAGCTTGCAAAGGTTCTGATTGCCTTGTGATAGTAACTGAGTGGAATCAATTTAGAAAGCTTGATATGGAAAGAATTAAAACTTTACTGAGAGAGCATAACCTTGCTGATTTGCGAAATATATATGAACCAACAAAGATAAAAAATCTTGGATTCAACTATACTTGTGTGGGAAGGCCTTTGTAA
- the thiD gene encoding bifunctional hydroxymethylpyrimidine kinase/phosphomethylpyrimidine kinase, with protein MNVVMTIGGSDPIAGAGIQADIKTISAVGCYGCSVITSVTAQNTAKVLGVYDLPVNIIIDQFRAIVDDLKVDAVKIGMLSSSDIIYAVIELLKAYKLKNIVIDPVMVSSSGKKLLEDNAITALKELIKIADLVTPNKNEAEVIFGINLEQSDISDKTKEHIINFGVPNILIKGGHFEGEHSKDILFTGGVTIDFSSERLIIKDVHGTGCTLSSAIASFIAKGNDIVTSVRYAKEYITGAIQHSIKFSENNKQRLIDHFYNKSF; from the coding sequence ATGAATGTAGTAATGACAATAGGCGGCTCTGACCCCATTGCAGGGGCAGGTATTCAGGCTGATATTAAGACAATTTCCGCAGTTGGGTGTTACGGTTGCAGTGTAATCACTTCAGTAACAGCTCAAAATACTGCAAAAGTCTTGGGTGTATATGATTTGCCGGTTAATATAATTATAGACCAGTTTAGAGCTATTGTAGACGACTTGAAGGTTGATGCAGTAAAGATAGGAATGCTTTCTAGTTCTGATATCATTTATGCTGTAATAGAGTTATTGAAGGCGTACAAGTTGAAAAATATTGTGATTGATCCTGTTATGGTGTCAAGCAGTGGCAAAAAACTTTTGGAAGATAATGCAATAACTGCTTTGAAAGAGCTGATAAAGATAGCTGACTTGGTTACCCCAAACAAGAACGAGGCTGAAGTTATTTTTGGTATTAATTTAGAACAATCTGATATTTCTGATAAAACTAAAGAGCATATAATCAATTTCGGTGTGCCTAATATTCTGATAAAGGGTGGGCATTTTGAAGGTGAGCATTCAAAGGACATACTTTTTACGGGCGGAGTTACTATAGATTTTTCTTCTGAAAGATTAATCATCAAAGATGTTCACGGGACAGGCTGTACATTATCTTCAGCTATAGCTTCATTTATTGCTAAAGGTAACGATATAGTAACTTCCGTAAGATATGCAAAGGAATATATCACGGGGGCCATACAACATTCAATAAAATTTAGCGAAAATAACAAGCAAAGATTGATTGATCATTTTTATAATAAGAGTTTTTAG
- a CDS encoding DNA polymerase III subunit alpha, translated as MKEFVHLHLHSQYSLLDGAILIPDLIDKLKEQKVKSCAITDHGTMHGIVDFYKQCHKNEIKPIIGCEVYVAPDDRRNREYGAGEDKNYHLILLAKNNKGLENLQYLVSMAQLEGFYYKPRIDKQLLSEYSEGLIGLSACLAGEPPRHIMRGDYQKAVAAAKEYEAILGKGNYYLELQDNGIDEQKIVNNQLINISKNENIPLIATNDCHYLNEGDHTSHQVLMCIQMQATINSKNKLEFHSDKLYVKSPEEMWKSFDNYPEALTNTVKVAEMCNVTMEFGAVHLPVFEVPEGYTPETYFEHIARQGLHRKISNFPVEKQKLYMERLNYEIEIIKLKGYASYYLIVWDFINYAKSNNIPVGPGRGSGAGSLAAFAMGITDIDPIRFNLLFERFLNPERKSMPDFDIDFCKNKREQVINYVIDKYGKDKVAQIVTFGQLLARGVIRDVGRVLEIPLKTVDKIAKLIPEAPGMTLKKALKADPSLEQEIENVESGKELLTHARKLEGLLRQTGMHAAGVVISDKPIIQYVPLCKGQNNEVVTQFEKNTLEEIGLVKFDFLGLKNLTVIDYAVNKIREKETNFDISSIPLDDNLTYELLSNGYTTGVFQLESPGMKNLLKKLKPTTFEDIVAVVALYRPGPMGSGMLDDFVKRKHGEQEVTYFIPELEEILKDTYGIIVYQEQVMQIAQIIAGYSLGNADLLRRAMGKKKPEEMQKHKEIFLYGDEKLNIPGAKKKGFDLKKSEEIFDLMAKFAEYGFNKSHSAAYAMVTYQTAFLKAHYPMEYMAALLSNEVEKGDKVVVFIEECKRMGIKVLAPDINESFKDFTIDNDSIRFGLGAIKNVGSGAIDIIVEEREKNGKYKNITDLCKRIDLRQVNRKVIESLIKAGALDCFGKKRSQLLNVLDTVLSEGQKHQKMASQGIMTVFDLLNEIQDEGGSDDDTTEYPDIDEIPENELLKGEKEVLGFYLSSHPLIKYQYMLNILTTSTSQLEEMENDTPVMVGGIVKDIKIYNTKSQEKMAFVTIEDIEGVADVVVFPKLYLSNMRYIDEDKILVIKGRYNTSNDRKSVVAEDIYEITEAIEKLTEHITIKINPLGMTKEKISQIKVVVTSNKGSIPLKFVIKREGKYEVAMSVAEEYYVKPKVSLFKQIEDLIGEDRIEFSIKKAE; from the coding sequence ATGAAAGAGTTTGTTCATCTTCACCTGCACAGCCAATATTCACTTTTGGATGGTGCGATTTTAATTCCTGATTTGATAGATAAACTTAAAGAGCAAAAGGTTAAGTCTTGTGCAATAACTGACCACGGGACGATGCATGGAATAGTGGATTTTTATAAGCAGTGCCATAAAAATGAAATCAAGCCGATAATAGGGTGCGAGGTTTATGTGGCTCCGGATGACAGGAGAAATCGTGAATATGGTGCGGGAGAAGATAAAAATTATCACCTGATTTTGCTTGCAAAAAACAACAAAGGGCTTGAAAATCTTCAATATTTAGTATCGATGGCACAGCTTGAAGGTTTTTACTACAAACCGAGAATTGATAAACAGCTACTAAGTGAATATTCTGAAGGGCTTATTGGCCTATCTGCCTGCTTGGCGGGAGAGCCCCCAAGACATATTATGAGAGGTGATTATCAAAAAGCTGTGGCAGCAGCAAAAGAGTATGAAGCAATTCTTGGTAAAGGGAATTATTATCTTGAGTTACAAGACAATGGAATTGATGAGCAAAAAATAGTTAATAACCAGCTTATAAATATATCTAAAAATGAAAATATACCTCTAATAGCGACCAACGACTGCCATTATCTTAATGAAGGTGACCATACTTCCCATCAGGTTTTGATGTGTATACAGATGCAGGCCACCATTAACAGTAAAAATAAATTGGAATTTCATTCCGATAAGCTTTATGTAAAATCTCCCGAAGAGATGTGGAAATCTTTTGACAACTATCCTGAGGCATTGACGAATACTGTGAAAGTCGCCGAAATGTGTAATGTCACAATGGAGTTTGGGGCAGTCCATCTTCCTGTATTTGAAGTCCCAGAAGGTTATACGCCCGAAACATATTTTGAACATATTGCAAGGCAAGGGTTACATAGAAAAATATCCAATTTTCCGGTGGAAAAGCAAAAATTGTATATGGAGCGACTAAACTATGAAATTGAAATTATTAAGCTTAAGGGTTATGCCAGTTACTACTTAATTGTATGGGATTTTATAAACTATGCAAAAAGTAACAATATTCCGGTAGGTCCTGGTAGAGGGTCAGGTGCAGGTTCATTGGCTGCTTTTGCTATGGGGATTACTGATATAGACCCGATACGTTTTAATTTGCTCTTTGAAAGATTTTTAAATCCCGAGCGAAAAAGTATGCCCGATTTTGACATCGACTTTTGTAAAAACAAAAGGGAGCAGGTAATAAACTATGTAATAGATAAATATGGTAAAGATAAAGTAGCACAGATAGTTACGTTTGGACAGCTACTTGCCCGTGGTGTGATAAGGGATGTTGGAAGAGTTTTGGAAATCCCTTTGAAGACGGTTGATAAAATAGCAAAGCTTATTCCTGAAGCACCCGGGATGACATTGAAAAAAGCGTTAAAGGCTGACCCGAGCCTGGAGCAGGAGATAGAGAATGTGGAATCGGGTAAAGAGCTTTTGACTCACGCAAGGAAGCTTGAAGGGCTCTTAAGACAGACCGGTATGCATGCAGCGGGTGTCGTAATATCGGATAAGCCTATTATTCAATATGTACCACTTTGTAAAGGTCAAAATAATGAAGTTGTAACCCAATTTGAAAAAAACACTTTAGAGGAGATTGGGCTTGTTAAGTTTGACTTTTTAGGCCTTAAAAACCTTACAGTAATAGACTATGCGGTAAACAAAATAAGGGAAAAGGAAACAAATTTTGATATAAGCAGTATCCCTCTTGATGACAACCTGACATATGAGCTTTTATCAAACGGTTATACTACGGGTGTATTCCAGCTTGAAAGTCCCGGGATGAAAAACCTTCTCAAAAAATTAAAACCCACGACATTTGAAGACATTGTTGCCGTAGTTGCTCTTTATAGACCGGGGCCAATGGGTAGTGGGATGCTTGATGACTTTGTTAAAAGGAAGCACGGGGAGCAGGAGGTAACGTATTTTATTCCTGAATTAGAAGAAATATTAAAAGATACATATGGGATTATCGTATACCAAGAGCAGGTAATGCAAATAGCTCAGATAATTGCAGGATATTCTCTCGGTAACGCGGACTTATTGAGAAGGGCTATGGGTAAGAAAAAGCCGGAAGAGATGCAAAAACATAAAGAGATATTTCTTTACGGTGATGAAAAGCTTAATATCCCGGGAGCAAAGAAGAAAGGTTTTGACCTGAAAAAGTCTGAAGAGATATTTGATCTAATGGCAAAATTTGCCGAATATGGATTTAACAAAAGTCACTCTGCCGCGTATGCTATGGTAACTTATCAAACTGCCTTTTTGAAAGCACATTATCCTATGGAATATATGGCAGCCTTGTTGTCCAATGAGGTGGAAAAAGGGGATAAGGTTGTAGTTTTTATAGAAGAGTGTAAAAGGATGGGGATTAAAGTTTTAGCCCCTGATATAAATGAAAGTTTTAAAGATTTCACAATAGATAATGACTCGATAAGGTTTGGACTTGGAGCTATAAAAAATGTGGGCAGCGGAGCTATAGATATTATTGTAGAAGAGAGAGAAAAGAATGGTAAATATAAAAATATAACTGACCTGTGCAAAAGAATCGATTTGAGGCAGGTAAACAGAAAAGTTATAGAGTCATTAATAAAAGCAGGCGCACTTGATTGCTTTGGGAAAAAAAGGAGTCAACTATTAAATGTACTTGATACAGTTTTAAGTGAAGGGCAAAAGCATCAAAAGATGGCTTCTCAAGGGATAATGACCGTTTTTGATTTATTAAATGAGATACAAGATGAAGGGGGAAGTGATGATGACACCACTGAATATCCTGATATTGATGAGATTCCTGAAAATGAGCTGTTGAAAGGTGAAAAAGAGGTGTTAGGGTTTTATCTGTCAAGCCATCCTTTAATTAAGTATCAATATATGCTTAATATCTTAACAACAAGCACTTCCCAGTTGGAAGAGATGGAAAATGATACTCCGGTGATGGTTGGTGGGATTGTAAAGGATATAAAGATTTACAATACGAAGTCTCAGGAAAAGATGGCATTTGTCACTATTGAAGATATCGAGGGTGTTGCTGATGTAGTTGTCTTTCCCAAGCTATATTTGTCAAACATGCGATATATTGATGAGGATAAAATTTTAGTAATAAAAGGCAGATACAATACAAGCAATGACAGAAAGTCGGTTGTAGCAGAAGATATATACGAAATTACAGAAGCTATTGAAAAACTGACGGAGCATATTACAATAAAAATCAATCCGTTAGGAATGACAAAGGAAAAAATATCTCAAATAAAGGTTGTAGTAACAAGCAATAAAGGTTCAATCCCTCTAAAGTTTGTTATAAAAAGGGAAGGGAAGTATGAGGTTGCAATGAGTGTTGCCGAGGAATATTATGTAAAGCCTAAGGTTTCGCTTTTTAAACAGATAGAGGATTTGATTGGCGAAGATAGGATAGAATTCAGTATAAAAAAGGCAGAATAA
- the mobB gene encoding molybdopterin-guanine dinucleotide biosynthesis protein B produces MAYTPLFSFIGSSGSGKTTFIEKLIAELKNRGVKLGVIKHDAHKFEIDKPGKDSYRFKQAGADIVAISSAEKMAIVKSFTLAEETLEEIVLNYFKDVDMVITEGYKQSSIPKIEVFRECVGKPFLSENKSELIGVITDTENIPRKDVRIFGLDEVSDVAEYLVKNADFSLPEIEISGIDSSLLVKSLERFLMSFRFLKKFKKIKVNIEIEG; encoded by the coding sequence ATGGCATACACACCGTTATTTTCATTTATTGGAAGCTCAGGAAGCGGGAAAACTACGTTTATTGAAAAGCTCATAGCTGAATTGAAAAACAGAGGGGTAAAGCTTGGGGTGATAAAGCACGATGCTCATAAATTTGAAATAGACAAACCAGGCAAAGACTCATATAGATTTAAACAAGCAGGAGCCGATATTGTTGCAATATCTTCTGCAGAAAAAATGGCGATAGTGAAATCATTTACATTAGCGGAAGAAACATTGGAGGAGATTGTTCTAAATTATTTCAAAGATGTAGATATGGTAATTACCGAAGGGTATAAGCAGAGCAGTATCCCTAAAATAGAAGTTTTTAGGGAGTGTGTAGGCAAACCGTTTTTGTCCGAAAACAAATCTGAGTTAATAGGTGTCATTACAGATACTGAGAATATTCCAAGAAAAGATGTAAGGATATTTGGGCTTGATGAAGTAAGCGATGTGGCAGAATATCTGGTTAAAAATGCTGATTTTAGTTTGCCTGAAATAGAAATTTCAGGTATAGATAGCAGCTTACTAGTAAAGAGTCTTGAGAGATTTTTAATGTCGTTCAGATTTTTAAAAAAGTTCAAAAAAATAAAGGTTAATATAGAGATAGAAGGGTAA
- a CDS encoding zinc dependent phospholipase C family protein: protein MLVFTLAVLISLVTSADAFAWGFETHISIGIKILENSSFHIINNSPAHFLLGNIFPDLFNLFKNFSTLKKSLNTHSWNTVSALFSNAATDAEKAFAYGYAAHLSADIVAHNYFVPEYYISRSDKKLFAHFLTENAEEALTDKKFKPSLFYLLDNASELGSLFLRTKNVEKKYFSKQIKYIKFGLNYQYTLNIGKISKSIRQSNDPDFISKCEAYQQKALEFATTSVENGFGEFVKYDPSGHKSMQIAKNTRQRLVEDMGKKNLNSLNFNKKKGL from the coding sequence ATGTTAGTATTTACCTTGGCTGTTTTGATAAGTTTGGTAACGTCTGCTGATGCTTTTGCATGGGGTTTTGAGACTCATATAAGTATAGGTATTAAAATACTTGAAAACTCGTCTTTTCATATAATTAACAACTCCCCTGCTCACTTTCTGCTGGGTAATATATTTCCCGATCTCTTCAACCTTTTTAAAAATTTTTCTACTTTAAAAAAATCTCTTAACACACATTCTTGGAATACGGTATCTGCATTATTTTCCAATGCGGCAACTGACGCCGAAAAAGCTTTTGCGTACGGCTACGCTGCGCATCTGTCTGCAGATATTGTGGCTCATAATTATTTTGTGCCTGAATACTACATATCAAGAAGCGATAAAAAGCTCTTTGCCCACTTTCTGACTGAAAATGCCGAAGAAGCCTTAACTGACAAAAAATTCAAACCATCCCTTTTTTATCTCTTGGACAATGCTTCAGAGCTTGGAAGCCTCTTTCTTAGAACAAAGAATGTTGAAAAAAAGTATTTCAGCAAACAAATAAAATATATTAAATTTGGACTTAACTATCAATACACTCTAAACATCGGCAAAATTTCTAAAAGTATTCGACAATCAAATGACCCGGATTTTATATCAAAGTGTGAGGCTTATCAGCAAAAAGCCCTTGAGTTTGCCACGACCTCAGTGGAAAACGGCTTTGGAGAATTTGTAAAATATGACCCGAGTGGGCATAAAAGTATGCAGATAGCTAAAAATACACGACAACGACTTGTAGAAGATATGGGTAAAAAAAATCTTAACAGTCTTAATTTTAATAAAAAAAAGGGGCTTTAA
- a CDS encoding SurA N-terminal domain-containing protein, whose product MLTMMRNQKKVLSFFLWLVIVAFIGTIFLVWGMGGKTSSANYAIKVNDYKISYREYQNAYENMSNTLRQLFGDQVNEIPEFKNLSKAVVDDLVNKYLLIEEANKRGVFVSDTEVLHAIATTKSFQVNGRFDQQRYIQVLSLNGINPEIYEASIREGMLVNKMESLIRNSVNVTDQEIEKEYIYRNSSAVIRYLSLEPEKFRNQVTAAEEDVKAFYEENKENYRVPEKIKVKYVIFDEKDYNTEAKVTDQEAENYFLQNKANFHQDEQVEARHILVRVKDFNDKKENDAALKKINDALKEIKKGKSFAEVAKKYSEDTTAANGGYLGFFKKGVMVKEFEDAAFSLKPGEVSKAVKSPFGYHIIKVEKKLEEKDLSFEEAKPQIIEKIKSEKEKAGFKAYVFDTYRDILNESNITAYLKKYPNKMPVYETNYFSTDENVAPFGKDNKVKSNIFKLDIAEISSVVDLNGKKYIFELVDRKESYIPAFDEIKDTVKSDYIDNKALEVSKKALENELDTAKSVEDVAKKLKTTYTTTPSFKRLEPIPSLGADSDLVNEIYKTKKGVIKKVYVLDGRPYLIEVISVEKPDMSGLADEKENLKAFLLTLKQDEAFKSYIESLKNKAEIYIDPNLAN is encoded by the coding sequence ATGTTGACAATGATGAGAAATCAAAAAAAAGTATTGAGCTTTTTCCTTTGGTTGGTAATTGTAGCTTTCATTGGCACCATATTTCTTGTATGGGGGATGGGAGGAAAAACAAGCTCTGCCAACTATGCCATAAAGGTCAATGATTATAAAATTTCCTATCGAGAATATCAAAATGCCTATGAGAATATGTCAAATACACTTAGACAGCTTTTTGGTGACCAGGTAAATGAAATCCCTGAGTTTAAAAATTTAAGTAAGGCTGTTGTAGACGATTTGGTTAATAAATACTTGCTTATAGAAGAAGCTAATAAACGTGGAGTATTTGTATCAGATACTGAGGTGTTACACGCAATTGCAACTACAAAGTCGTTTCAGGTCAATGGTAGATTTGATCAGCAAAGGTATATTCAAGTATTGAGCCTTAATGGGATTAATCCTGAAATATATGAAGCATCAATAAGGGAAGGGATGCTTGTTAATAAAATGGAATCCCTTATTAGAAATTCCGTAAATGTAACCGACCAAGAGATAGAAAAAGAATATATATACAGAAACAGCAGTGCGGTAATCAGATACCTGAGCCTTGAGCCTGAAAAATTTAGAAACCAAGTGACGGCAGCCGAAGAAGATGTTAAGGCATTTTATGAAGAGAACAAAGAGAATTATAGGGTGCCGGAAAAGATTAAGGTAAAATATGTGATATTTGATGAAAAAGATTACAACACTGAAGCTAAAGTTACCGATCAAGAGGCTGAAAATTATTTTCTACAAAATAAGGCAAACTTCCACCAAGATGAGCAGGTAGAAGCAAGGCATATACTTGTTAGAGTAAAAGATTTCAACGATAAAAAAGAAAATGATGCCGCCTTGAAGAAGATTAATGACGCCTTGAAAGAGATTAAAAAGGGTAAATCTTTTGCAGAAGTCGCCAAGAAATATTCGGAGGACACCACTGCAGCAAATGGCGGATATCTTGGCTTTTTTAAAAAAGGCGTAATGGTAAAAGAGTTTGAGGATGCTGCATTTAGTTTGAAGCCCGGAGAGGTCAGCAAGGCAGTAAAATCTCCATTTGGATATCATATTATCAAGGTTGAGAAAAAACTTGAAGAAAAAGATTTAAGTTTTGAAGAGGCAAAACCTCAAATCATTGAAAAGATAAAATCAGAAAAAGAGAAAGCTGGGTTTAAAGCATATGTGTTTGATACATATAGAGACATACTGAATGAATCAAATATTACTGCCTACTTGAAGAAATATCCGAACAAAATGCCGGTGTATGAGACAAATTACTTTAGCACTGATGAAAATGTAGCACCTTTTGGAAAAGACAATAAAGTTAAAAGCAATATTTTTAAGCTTGATATTGCAGAAATAAGTTCTGTGGTAGATTTAAACGGCAAAAAATATATTTTTGAACTTGTAGATAGAAAAGAGTCTTATATCCCTGCGTTTGATGAAATAAAAGATACTGTTAAGAGCGATTATATTGATAATAAAGCACTTGAAGTATCCAAAAAAGCCCTTGAGAATGAGTTAGATACAGCAAAGTCTGTGGAAGACGTCGCAAAGAAATTAAAAACAACGTACACAACTACACCTTCTTTCAAAAGACTTGAGCCAATCCCTTCATTGGGGGCAGATAGTGATTTGGTTAATGAAATTTACAAGACCAAGAAAGGTGTAATCAAAAAGGTATATGTTTTAGACGGCAGGCCATATCTCATAGAGGTAATTAGTGTTGAAAAACCCGATATGTCGGGGCTTGCTGATGAGAAGGAAAACTTAAAGGCATTTTTGCTAACATTAAAGCAGGATGAAGCCTTTAAATCGTACATTGAGAGTTTGAAGAATAAAGCTGAAATCTATATCGATCCGAATCTTGCCAATTAA